A window of bacterium contains these coding sequences:
- a CDS encoding pitrilysin family protein: MAGTGARGFTAGPQIFGRTLLESGARIVTEELPGRPTVSLGVWVGSGSRAEAPGLEGGAHFIEHLLFKGTKKRTAAALAKEIDAIGGHLDAFTSREYTAYYLNLLVDHVERGMDILADILLHSTFPAAEVERERRVILEEIRSADDNPEDCVYELLVQGMWRGNALGRPILGGHASVGAVTRARLLEFFAGHYRSANLVFAGAGGLGHAQLERLWRRHFPFPKRSHRPPRQTAPRVRPGFYGRPRELEQAYLVCGCGGLEQDHPDRYALYVLNTIVGGSMSSRLFQEVREKRGLAYSVFSSHTAYRDTGLFSISVGTRPDQAAQVVRIVRRELARIAERAPGAKEVARARDHLKGNLVLGLESGGHRMMKLAKQEIYFGRQFTIADTLRRIDAVEPKQLRELAARLFEPARCAWSAVGPAASVEKAAREVA, translated from the coding sequence GTGGCGGGGACGGGGGCCCGCGGGTTCACCGCGGGCCCGCAGATCTTCGGCCGCACGCTGCTGGAAAGCGGCGCGCGCATCGTCACCGAGGAACTCCCGGGACGGCCCACCGTCTCGCTCGGCGTCTGGGTCGGCAGCGGCTCGCGCGCGGAGGCGCCCGGGCTCGAGGGCGGGGCGCACTTCATCGAGCACCTGCTCTTCAAGGGCACGAAGAAGCGCACCGCGGCCGCTCTCGCGAAGGAGATCGACGCCATCGGCGGCCACCTCGACGCCTTCACGAGCCGCGAGTACACGGCCTACTACCTCAACCTCCTCGTCGACCACGTCGAGCGGGGGATGGACATCCTCGCCGACATCCTCCTGCACTCGACCTTCCCGGCCGCCGAGGTCGAGCGGGAGCGCCGGGTCATCCTCGAGGAGATCCGCAGCGCCGACGACAACCCCGAGGACTGCGTCTACGAGCTGCTCGTGCAGGGCATGTGGCGCGGCAACGCCCTCGGGCGGCCGATCCTGGGGGGGCACGCCTCGGTCGGCGCGGTGACCCGGGCGCGCCTGCTCGAGTTCTTCGCCGGCCACTACCGCTCCGCCAACCTCGTGTTCGCCGGGGCCGGAGGGCTTGGCCACGCCCAGCTCGAGCGCCTCTGGCGCCGGCACTTCCCCTTCCCGAAGCGCTCGCACCGCCCGCCGCGGCAGACGGCGCCCCGGGTCCGGCCCGGCTTCTACGGCCGCCCGCGCGAGCTGGAGCAGGCCTACCTCGTCTGCGGCTGCGGCGGCCTCGAGCAGGACCACCCCGACCGCTACGCGCTCTACGTGCTCAACACGATCGTCGGCGGCAGCATGAGCTCCCGGCTCTTCCAGGAGGTGCGCGAGAAGCGCGGTCTCGCCTACTCGGTCTTCTCCTCGCACACCGCCTACCGCGACACCGGACTGTTCTCGATCAGCGTCGGCACGCGGCCGGACCAGGCGGCGCAGGTGGTGCGCATCGTCCGCCGGGAGCTCGCGCGCATCGCCGAGCGCGCCCCGGGGGCCAAGGAGGTGGCGCGCGCGCGCGATCACCTCAAGGGCAACCTCGTCCTTGGCCTCGAGTCGGGGGGGCACCGGATGATGAAGCTCGCCAAGCAGGAGATCTACTTCGGGCGCCAGTTCACGATCGCGGACACGCTCCGCCGCATCGACGCGGTGGAGCCGAAGCAGCTGCGGGAACTCGCCGCGCGTCTCTTCGAGCCTGCGCGCTGCGCCTGGTCGGCGGTCGGCCCGGCCGCGAGCGTGGAGAAGGCGGCGCGGGAGGTGGCGTGA
- the dut gene encoding dUTP diphosphatase, which yields MSGAGPVRVLVAVQPEGRGLDLPRYQSEHAAGMDLLAALEADLTLAPGERALVSTGIALAIPDGYEGQVRPRSGLAVRDGLTLLNAPGTIDADYRGTVRLVVVNHGAVPVTLRRGERLAQLVLARVERAALEAVPELPPTGRGGGGFGSTGR from the coding sequence GTGAGCGGCGCGGGCCCGGTCCGCGTCCTCGTGGCCGTGCAGCCCGAGGGCCGGGGGCTCGACCTGCCGCGCTACCAGAGCGAGCACGCCGCCGGGATGGACCTGCTCGCCGCGCTCGAGGCCGACCTGACGCTCGCGCCGGGCGAGCGGGCGCTGGTCTCCACCGGCATCGCGCTGGCGATCCCCGACGGCTACGAGGGCCAGGTGCGCCCCCGCAGCGGCCTGGCGGTCCGCGACGGGCTCACGCTGCTCAACGCGCCCGGGACGATCGACGCCGACTACCGCGGCACGGTGCGGCTGGTCGTCGTGAACCACGGCGCGGTGCCGGTCACGCTCCGCCGGGGCGAGCGGCTCGCGCAACTGGTGCTCGCCCGGGTGGAGCGCGCCGCGCTCGAGGCCGTGCCCGAGCTGCCGCCCACCGGGCGCGGGGGCGGGGGCTTCGGCTCGACGGGCCGCTGA
- a CDS encoding TlpA disulfide reductase family protein, which translates to MRAPAVTTLLLLASLALPPGEAPAADGTLSAGAYIASSGQLRTGAPVPGFHARDIYGTVVCFEDLVRSGRKPLIAFWSMYCQACVQKFDAMIAVQKKYGDQGVTVISVNTDGEYRRGEQTIRDFIADYERQHDVKINFPVLYDERNWLPQAMGIEFLPTIITVDPQSRVLEYYQKFTEVDEAEIIRGIGGLAERMLASYAEAGPAARPATLNCPQKH; encoded by the coding sequence ATGAGAGCCCCTGCCGTGACCACGCTGCTGCTTCTCGCCTCCCTCGCGCTGCCCCCGGGGGAAGCCCCGGCGGCGGACGGCACCCTGAGCGCCGGCGCGTACATCGCCTCGTCGGGCCAGCTGCGGACCGGCGCCCCGGTCCCCGGCTTCCACGCGCGCGACATCTACGGCACGGTGGTCTGCTTCGAGGACCTCGTGCGCTCCGGGCGCAAGCCGCTCATCGCGTTCTGGTCCATGTACTGCCAGGCCTGTGTCCAGAAGTTCGACGCGATGATCGCCGTCCAGAAGAAGTACGGCGACCAGGGCGTGACGGTGATCTCGGTGAACACGGACGGCGAGTACAGGCGCGGCGAGCAGACAATCCGCGACTTCATCGCCGACTACGAGCGCCAGCACGACGTCAAGATCAACTTCCCCGTCCTCTACGACGAGCGCAACTGGCTGCCGCAGGCGATGGGCATCGAGTTCCTGCCGACGATCATCACGGTGGACCCGCAGTCGCGGGTGCTGGAGTACTATCAGAAGTTCACCGAGGTCGACGAGGCGGAGATCATCCGCGGCATCGGCGGGCTGGCCGAGCGCATGCTGGCGTCGTACGCCGAGGCGGGCCCCGCGGCCCGGCCCGCGACGCTCAACTGCCCCCAGAAGCACTGA
- a CDS encoding MBL fold metallo-hydrolase, producing the protein MKIHVLASGSKGNCALIEARGVRLLVDAGLSGAEIERRLAALGVDAGDLAAVLITHEHADHVRGAGILARRHRLPVYLTRGTHAAERRHLGELPFVEHVEPGREFEIRSVGVRPFSTPHTRQGGGFADPVAYCFFAGGAKAGYATDLGHPTGLMAQHLAGCRLLVLEFNHDPGMLADGPYPWPVKQWIRGQGGHLSNEQAARLLERVLHEGLEGLVLAHLSETNNTPELAHAAAREALVRCRLHERVELRIACPDATVTIALRR; encoded by the coding sequence GTGAAGATCCACGTCCTCGCCAGCGGCAGCAAGGGCAACTGCGCCCTGATCGAGGCCCGCGGCGTCCGGCTGCTGGTCGACGCGGGCCTGAGCGGCGCCGAGATCGAGCGGCGGCTCGCGGCGCTCGGCGTCGACGCCGGGGACCTCGCGGCGGTCCTCATCACCCACGAGCACGCGGACCACGTGCGCGGGGCCGGCATCCTCGCGCGCCGCCACCGCCTCCCCGTGTACCTGACGCGCGGGACGCACGCGGCCGAGCGGCGCCACCTCGGCGAGCTGCCGTTCGTCGAGCACGTCGAGCCGGGCCGCGAGTTCGAGATCCGCAGCGTCGGCGTGCGCCCCTTCTCCACGCCGCACACGCGCCAGGGCGGCGGCTTCGCGGACCCGGTGGCCTACTGCTTCTTCGCCGGCGGGGCGAAGGCCGGCTACGCAACCGACCTCGGGCACCCCACGGGCCTGATGGCGCAGCACCTGGCCGGGTGCCGGCTGCTCGTGCTGGAGTTCAACCACGACCCCGGGATGCTCGCGGACGGCCCCTACCCGTGGCCGGTCAAGCAGTGGATCCGCGGCCAGGGCGGGCATCTCTCGAACGAGCAGGCGGCGCGGCTGCTCGAGCGGGTGCTGCACGAGGGGCTCGAGGGGCTGGTGCTCGCGCATCTCTCGGAGACGAACAACACGCCGGAGCTGGCGCACGCCGCCGCCCGCGAGGCGCTCGTGCGCTGCCGGCTCCACGAGCGGGTCGAGCTGCGCATAGCCTGCCCGGACGCGACGGTGACGATCGCGCTGCGGCGCTGA